From a single Candidatus Saccharibacteria bacterium genomic region:
- a CDS encoding DUF2207 domain-containing protein, producing MFRRLGSVLALLLLLFPAAASAQGVNDVNNFTIKSFEADYYLSRDANKTSQLRVEERIVAEFPSFDQNHGIERAIPEEYQGHTVSLVIDYVRDQSGAALEFSSLHENKNLILRIGNKDKYVHGVTTYVIGYRLKNVINFQDQDEFYWDVNGDQWSQTFERVTARLHIEGDLVGLLTEDQSCFSGRYGANNQSGCSIERGGGVADVVISAKTLESLSGGQTLTIVVGFNKGSFVIGPEIAAEKRRLRNMIIAALTAVISPILGSIFFIIRRWRTQGRDPKSLNSVVPEYIPPKGLSVLDSELLLNERLRPQAITALMLDWAVKHYAVIEETKIKKIFKDKLEYTIKVVRDMSALPPEELAVARDLFGGEPVVGSAVKLNDLTNKLYKTVSESDKAVGESLAARQFYAQAPRDARKNFLKIGGLIVVVSFVGFFIPLLSFLTAGFFVGGILVMIFSGIMPKRTEEGVAAKQYLEGLKMYMKLAEKERLEFSQGLKTAERTLAGPVSDNDKIKLFERLLPYAILFGLDKDWAKEFAPLYSQPPQWYSGNIATFQGAAFANSLSSFSSTSQSAFMAPSSSGGSGFGGGGFSGGGGGGGGGGGW from the coding sequence GTGTTTAGGAGGCTCGGCTCAGTTCTGGCGCTTCTATTGCTGCTTTTTCCTGCGGCCGCTTCTGCTCAGGGCGTAAACGACGTAAATAATTTCACTATTAAGTCTTTTGAGGCAGACTATTACTTGTCGCGTGATGCTAATAAGACCAGCCAACTTAGAGTCGAGGAGAGGATAGTTGCCGAATTTCCGAGCTTTGATCAGAATCACGGTATAGAACGGGCGATTCCCGAAGAATATCAGGGTCACACTGTAAGTCTTGTGATTGACTATGTCCGAGACCAGAGTGGTGCTGCTTTAGAATTCTCCAGCCTTCACGAGAACAAGAACCTAATTCTTAGAATCGGCAATAAAGATAAATATGTTCACGGCGTAACTACCTATGTCATTGGTTATAGGCTGAAAAATGTCATCAATTTTCAGGACCAAGACGAGTTTTATTGGGACGTTAATGGCGATCAATGGTCACAGACTTTTGAACGAGTAACAGCTCGATTGCATATAGAAGGCGATTTGGTCGGTTTACTTACTGAAGATCAATCTTGTTTTAGTGGACGTTATGGAGCTAATAATCAGTCTGGCTGTAGTATTGAGCGCGGTGGAGGTGTTGCTGACGTTGTTATTAGTGCTAAAACCCTTGAAAGTTTAAGCGGCGGTCAGACTCTGACGATAGTTGTCGGTTTTAACAAGGGCAGTTTTGTTATTGGGCCAGAGATTGCCGCCGAGAAGAGGCGTTTGAGAAACATGATCATTGCGGCGCTCACGGCGGTTATAAGTCCTATACTAGGTTCAATTTTTTTCATCATCAGGAGATGGCGCACGCAGGGCAGGGATCCAAAGTCACTCAACTCAGTTGTGCCAGAGTACATACCACCAAAAGGTCTATCGGTGCTTGATAGCGAGCTACTTCTAAACGAGCGTTTGAGGCCGCAAGCAATCACAGCACTGATGCTAGATTGGGCCGTTAAGCACTATGCTGTGATCGAGGAGACTAAGATTAAGAAGATTTTCAAAGATAAGCTGGAGTACACCATCAAGGTTGTCCGAGATATGTCAGCTTTGCCACCGGAGGAGCTGGCGGTGGCACGCGACCTGTTCGGTGGCGAGCCAGTTGTTGGAAGTGCAGTAAAGCTGAACGATCTAACTAACAAACTTTATAAAACAGTTAGCGAGTCAGACAAAGCAGTGGGCGAGAGTTTGGCTGCTCGGCAGTTTTATGCCCAGGCGCCTCGTGACGCCCGCAAAAATTTCCTCAAAATCGGTGGCCTGATAGTAGTTGTCTCGTTTGTTGGGTTTTTTATACCGTTACTAAGCTTTCTGACTGCGGGATTTTTTGTGGGAGGAATACTGGTTATGATTTTTAGTGGTATTATGCCCAAAAGAACAGAGGAGGGCGTGGCTGCGAAACAGTATTTGGAAGGGTTAAAGATGTACATGAAGCTGGCCGAAAAAGAGCGTCTAGAGTTTTCGCAGGGGCTAAAAACGGCCGAGCGCACACTAGCAGGTCCGGTTAGTGACAATGATAAGATAAAACTTTTCGAAAGATTGCTTCCCTATGCCATACTTTTCGGGCTTGATAAAGACTGGGCCAAAGAGTTTGCGCCGCTCTACAGCCAACCACCACAGTGGTATAGCGGTAATATCGCCACTTTCCAAGGCGCGGCTTTCGCTAACTCTCTCTCTTCGTTCAGCTCAACTAGCCAGAGTGCTTTCATGGCACCCAGTAGTTCTGGTGGGAGCGGCTTTGGTGGCGGTGGTTTCTCTGGCGGCGGAGGCGGCGGCGGAGGCGGCGGCGGCTGGTAG
- a CDS encoding RNA-directed DNA polymerase, with the protein MIRSHQPSAISHQPSAGIPIGNLTSQIFANIYLNEFDRYVRHRLKPLAYLRYGDDFILICKTRKQAYEQRLRAKEFLQTELGLSLHQTNDVAVAVKQGLHFLGHVITSKFLIVDKQTSKIAVAKVSIKNVASYRSLLLLEVLHKEINWELLQIIDKICSNDVY; encoded by the coding sequence ATAATTCGAAGCCATCAGCCATCAGCCATCAGCCATCAGCCATCAGCTGGCATCCCTATTGGCAATTTGACGTCTCAAATTTTTGCCAACATCTACCTAAATGAGTTCGACCGCTATGTGCGCCACCGGCTAAAACCTTTGGCATATTTACGCTACGGCGACGATTTCATCCTAATTTGTAAAACAAGAAAACAAGCATATGAGCAGAGGCTGCGGGCAAAAGAATTTTTGCAAACAGAGCTTGGGCTGAGCCTACACCAAACTAATGATGTTGCAGTAGCTGTTAAGCAGGGCCTACATTTCTTAGGACATGTGATCACTTCCAAATTTTTAATAGTTGATAAACAAACCAGCAAAATTGCAGTGGCCAAAGTAAGCATTAAAAATGTAGCCAGCTACCGATCATTATTGCTTCTTGAAGTACTGCATAAGGAAATTAACTGGGAATTATTACAAATTATTGACAAAATATGTAGTAATGATGTATACTAG
- a CDS encoding acyl-ACP desaturase, translating into MSAVERQLQAINPSIAEIMQRHESHSRSPLNPLEVLASAAGTTQDYGALIGPLRSGLSGHFEELDSLQLDYKPVLAASYLVNLLTEDNLPEYKVRIDKIAEKSPELSAWLGRWTAEEYSHGTLLRDYGLLSGLIGGSDAVIDHDSYQSSRNSQLAKGTNVAIDSLAKGFAYTALQEDATFQAHNSEALLLDKIGGVSLRKIAGDEANHHQAYSSMAKAMLDHFPDETVIAIRDVFFDFSMPGEKGIPKFSALAKTIAVSGLFDVATIKNLKAKLVGPKIWDIENRQFDSNEAKRAQQELLDGDPRDDRKISILNSVRQKLIEKSQASGGLRPFILGVTVTKEELRAVA; encoded by the coding sequence ATGTCAGCGGTAGAACGGCAGCTCCAGGCGATCAACCCATCGATAGCCGAAATTATGCAGAGGCATGAATCACATAGCCGGAGCCCGTTGAACCCTCTTGAGGTACTTGCAAGTGCAGCTGGCACTACCCAAGATTACGGCGCTTTGATTGGCCCTCTGAGATCTGGCCTGAGTGGACATTTTGAAGAATTAGACAGCCTACAGCTAGATTACAAACCCGTACTGGCGGCCAGCTACTTGGTCAATCTACTTACCGAAGATAACCTGCCGGAGTACAAGGTACGCATCGATAAAATCGCCGAAAAATCCCCGGAGTTATCGGCTTGGCTAGGCCGCTGGACGGCAGAAGAATACTCTCACGGAACCTTACTGCGCGACTATGGGCTGCTCAGTGGTTTGATTGGGGGTAGTGACGCCGTCATTGACCACGACTCATACCAATCTAGCCGCAACTCTCAACTTGCCAAAGGTACCAACGTTGCGATCGACAGCCTGGCCAAAGGCTTTGCCTACACCGCTCTCCAAGAAGATGCAACCTTTCAGGCACACAACTCAGAGGCTCTGCTTCTGGACAAGATCGGCGGGGTATCTCTTAGAAAAATAGCTGGCGACGAAGCCAACCACCATCAAGCCTACAGCAGTATGGCCAAAGCCATGCTCGACCATTTCCCGGATGAAACAGTCATAGCAATAAGAGATGTGTTCTTCGATTTTTCGATGCCTGGCGAGAAGGGTATCCCCAAATTCTCTGCTCTTGCTAAGACAATCGCTGTTTCGGGACTCTTCGATGTAGCCACCATCAAAAACCTTAAAGCTAAGCTTGTAGGCCCAAAAATCTGGGACATCGAAAACCGTCAGTTTGATAGTAACGAGGCCAAGCGTGCCCAGCAAGAACTGCTGGATGGCGACCCAAGAGACGACCGAAAAATCTCCATTTTAAACAGCGTTAGGCAGAAACTAATTGAGAAGAGCCAAGCAAGTGGCGGCTTACGCCCGTTTATCCTTGGGGTAACCGTGACTAAGGAGGAGCTGCGGGCAGTTGCATAA
- a CDS encoding RNA-binding protein: MNAKLYISNLSYTLTEDELREALAQYGEVTSVRIITDRETNRSRGFGFAEFANADDAKAAMDGLNGQQVGGRELRVAEAREKEDRR, translated from the coding sequence ATGAACGCAAAACTATACATTAGCAACCTAAGTTACACTCTCACTGAGGACGAGCTACGCGAAGCGTTGGCACAGTACGGTGAAGTAACAAGCGTACGTATCATTACGGACCGCGAAACCAACCGCTCACGCGGTTTTGGCTTTGCTGAGTTCGCTAATGCCGACGACGCAAAAGCTGCTATGGATGGCCTTAACGGTCAGCAAGTTGGCGGACGTGAACTACGTGTTGCAGAAGCACGCGAAAAAGAAGACCGTCGCTAA
- a CDS encoding four helix bundle protein, with amino-acid sequence MFELGIILKVQELYNATCKICDKLDPSKKQTIGRHTETSLLDLLELLIMAKHAPKAHKAVYLIKASAKLEIAQFLLRSLLEQKLANETTLHQINAKTLEIGRMLGGWLKSEK; translated from the coding sequence ATGTTTGAACTAGGCATAATACTTAAAGTTCAAGAGCTGTATAACGCAACCTGCAAGATTTGCGATAAGCTAGATCCTAGCAAAAAGCAAACCATAGGCAGACACACAGAAACTTCACTTCTGGACCTGCTAGAGCTACTAATCATGGCCAAACACGCACCGAAGGCTCATAAGGCAGTTTATCTGATTAAGGCTTCAGCCAAGCTTGAGATCGCTCAGTTTTTGCTGCGTAGTCTGCTTGAGCAAAAGCTAGCCAACGAAACCACGCTACATCAGATAAACGCCAAAACACTCGAGATAGGCCGGATGCTCGGTGGTTGGCTGAAATCTGAGAAGTAA
- a CDS encoding excalibur calcium-binding domain-containing protein, producing the protein MATTPVTPNDEAAKIAKGREQNAHPGFFLRSATWLLARFPLTRNRYQNWTPGRRILVGWILWIVLLPIIPIVAAIIWYLHDPEGFKKSPWAKALMALVVVWAGYFGMVATNPAQIDQNGKYSPIQTAPDGEKATLDQINAKPESAVTEEAKKKVANQTKSNPTNGKKFENCTAAFEAGVFDIKRSDSAYQNKLDRDNDGIACEK; encoded by the coding sequence ATGGCAACCACGCCCGTAACACCTAATGATGAAGCTGCCAAAATTGCTAAAGGTCGTGAGCAAAATGCCCATCCAGGCTTTTTCTTGCGTTCTGCAACCTGGCTACTGGCACGCTTCCCGCTGACCCGTAACCGCTACCAAAACTGGACGCCAGGACGCCGGATTTTGGTTGGTTGGATATTGTGGATTGTACTACTGCCAATTATCCCAATTGTTGCTGCTATTATTTGGTATTTACACGACCCAGAAGGCTTCAAGAAGAGTCCTTGGGCCAAAGCTTTAATGGCTCTTGTAGTAGTTTGGGCTGGGTATTTTGGCATGGTAGCTACTAATCCTGCTCAAATCGACCAAAACGGTAAATACTCACCTATCCAAACCGCGCCAGACGGTGAGAAAGCCACTCTAGACCAAATCAATGCTAAGCCTGAGTCAGCAGTCACAGAAGAAGCCAAGAAAAAGGTAGCTAACCAAACAAAGAGCAACCCTACCAATGGAAAGAAATTTGAAAACTGTACCGCAGCCTTTGAGGCTGGTGTGTTCGACATCAAACGATCAGATTCGGCCTACCAAAACAAGCTTGACCGCGACAATGACGGCATAGCTTGCGAGAAGTAA